The following proteins come from a genomic window of Miscanthus floridulus cultivar M001 chromosome 2, ASM1932011v1, whole genome shotgun sequence:
- the LOC136536738 gene encoding uncharacterized protein, translating into MDGDSGLNILYVDTLDVMHIPQLELRPVSSPFHDMTPGTHAYPLGQIDLSITFGDHANFCSEVLTFEVVDFLGSYHAILGRPCYAKFMVIPNYTYLKLKMPGLNGIITIGSTLSHTYTCDREHYELTTAVINSAELRSSGIQ; encoded by the coding sequence atggatggagacagcggcctcaacattctctatgtcgacaccctcgacgtcaTGCACATCCCCCAGTTAGAGctccgcccagtgagctctcccttccatgacaTGACACCAGGGACACAcgcatacccactcgggcagatcgacctgtctatcacatttggtgaccatGCTAACTTTTGCTCGGAGGTCctaaccttcgaggtggtggactttctagggtcctaccacgcgatcttggggcggccatgctacgccaagttcatggtgatccccaactacacctacctcaagctaaagatgccagggctAAATGGCATCATCACCATAGGTAGCACCTTGTCGCACACCTAcacgtgcgaccgtgagcattacgagctcaccacCGCCGTCATCAACTCCGCCGAGCTTCGGAGCTCAGGAATTCAGTGA